One Arachis hypogaea cultivar Tifrunner chromosome 18, arahy.Tifrunner.gnm2.J5K5, whole genome shotgun sequence genomic window, GTCATAAAATAGGAATATTCTTTAAATTATctaaccaataaattaaaataaaataataatttaaaataataacaaataattttagaattctattcttctaggttttataatttgaaaagatTGAATAATTTTTTCATTGTCAATACAATCAAATGTCTCTCTTTCTATGTATGTCactaaacaatcatttaaaaattcatctcTCATACGGTTATGAAGTCGACTCTTTATGATGCTTATAGCAGAAAAAGTTCTTTCAACTGATGCAGTTGCTACTGGCAAAACTAAAGCTAACTTCAAAAGAAGAAACACTAAtggataaacaatattttttcgagtcttAACCAACTTTTGAGAAAGAGTATCAATTCCATTTAAGTCTGAAAATTGATCATCAGAACGCACATCTAGTATGAAATTCTCAAGTTGACTGTCAAGTGCCAAAAGTTGAGTGGAAGAAAATTCTAATTGATAGAATTGAGCTAACTGGATCAACTTCTCCTTATCAAATGCAAAAAATGAGTGTCTTGGATTCAAACAAGCTATGCAAAGAAGCAATTCAGTATTCACCTCTGTAAAACGATTATTGAGTTCTTGAGGTTGTCTATCAACTACTTGATAGAATATCTTAACTTGAAAATGATGcaaatttgatatcttttgagCTTTGCGTCTTGATCTTCCTTGTGACACAAATATATCATTCATGATTGGAACAGTAATATCATGTTTGTCACAAAACAGTAAGACTTCATCAAGTAAAAGAGACCAGCCATCATTTCTTATATTTTGCAACCGTTGCTTAGACACTTTGACTAATGCCATAGCATTTACAATGTCTTGATCATTCCTTTGTAACGCTTGAGATAACTCATTAGTAACTCCCAAGATATTTTTCATCAAGTGCAAGTTGAAAATGAATTTAAAGGATTGAATGACCATAAATGACATGCTTCAGCACTTTGTTCTGAATTATTTCCATCTTCCTCAACATATTCAAGAACATTAACCACagaaggaaataaagaaattaatctaAGTATAGTTTCATAGTGTGAACCCCATCTAATGTCTCCAGCTCTTTTTAAAGCTGTTTCTTGATTCAAACCACACCCACTAGAAATTTCTCCACTTTTTAGTGCTTCAATTGTCTTAGTCATCTTACTATCACGAAGCATATCTCTTCGTTTACATGAAGCTCTAACAATATTGTacaaattagttaacaaattaaaaagtaaagcaatttcaacttgttttttttttgcaaCCATTACAAGAGCTAACTGAAGTTGGTGGGCAAAGCAATGTACATAGAAAGCATAAGAATTTTCTTTCAATATCAAAGTTTTCAAACCATTAAATTCTCCTTGCATGTTACTTGCACTATCATATCCTTGTCCACGTACTCTTGATAAACTTAAATTATATGTTTCTAATAATGACTCCAATGCTAATTTTAGAGATAAAGCATTAGTATTAGAAACATGAACAAGACCAAAAAAATGCTCCCTAACTTGTCCTTCTTTGTTCACATACCTTAAGCAAACTGACATTTGCTCCTTAATAGAAATGCTGCGGGCTTCATCAACTAATACAGCAAATAATTCATCTCCAAGATCATCTACAATAACTTTTGTCGTTTCCCTTGCAGCAGCTCTTACAATGTCTTTTTGGATTGAGGGTGCTATTAGTTTAAGATTCGCACGAGCATTTTTGAAAGTACGACCAATCTCTTCATTATGTTGCGCAAGAAAGTTTAGAAGTTCCAAAAAATTTCTTTGGTTAACAGAATCATCTGTCTCATCATTACCACGAAAGGCCAATCCTTGTCGCAAAAGAAATCTAATACAATCAATTGTTGCTATCAAGTGAATTTGATAATTCTTTTTAGCTTGCTCATATTGTTTTTCAATAGCAACAGTGATGTATTGTTTTGGTCTCATAAGTGCTTCACATTTTCTCCAAGCTTGATTATGAGCGCTATCATGAATCCCAACATGAATTTGTagtctctcttttttttccaatttgaaaAGCCAGTAGTTACGAAA contains:
- the LOC112769559 gene encoding uncharacterized protein — encoded protein: MRPKQYITVAIEKQYEQAKKNYQIHLIATIDCIRFLLRQGLAFRGNDETDDSVNQRNFLELLNFLAQHNEEIGRTFKNARANLKLIAPSIQKDIVRAAARETTKVIVDDLGDELFAVLVDEARSISIKEQMSVCLRYVNKEGQVREHFFGLVHVSNTNALSLKLALESLLETYNLSLSRVRGQGYDSASNMQGEFNGLKTLILKENSYAFYVHCFAHQLQASCKRRDMLRDSKMTKTIEALKSGEISSGCGLNQETALKRAGDIRWGSHYETILRLISLFPSVVNVLEYVEEDGNNSEQSAEACHLWNDQDIVNAMALVKVSKQRLQNIRNDGWSLLLDEVLLFCDKHDITVPIMNDIFVSQGRSRRKAQKISNLHHFQVKIFYQVVDRQPQELNNRFTEVNTELLLCIACLNPRHSFFAFDKEKLIQLAQFYQLEFSSTQLLALDSQLENFILDVRSDDQFSDLNGIDTLSQKLVKTRKNIVYPLVFLLLKLALVLPVATASVERTFSAISIIKSRLHNHYEFIVLRGYNILA